AACACCACACGGGTACAGAGGAACCTTCGGAGGAGGGGGGACCCTGGCTTCCGCCGCCTCCAGCAATCGGCGTCGAATCCCGCGGCATCCCCGGGGATTCTCTAACGGGCCCTTTGATCGGGGCACACGAAGAACCACCCACCGTGGCGCTTGGTGGAGATTGCGCGCCCGACCGGTCCCCCCACATGCCGGTAATACCTGCACATGGGCCGCTACCTGCGGCTAAAGCAACGCTGGCTCCGGAAGGCGTAGCAACGATGAGGACGGAAATGAGCATTGCGAGCACGAGGCTAGTTCGCGTGAACAGCTTCACGGTCAACCATCCTCACTCGGGAAAAAGGCCACCTCTTCGATAAGCCAAGAGCCATCTCCAAATGAAAGGCTCGCCTCGGCTTCCAAATCGTCTCCTGGGTGATCCAGCACTTGATCTCCAGAAGAGTCGTAAACCTGCGTCGCGCTTTCGGAAAGCGTGAAAAGGATATCGATGTCGCCTTCGGTGGTGATGGTCGAAGTGAGTGGATCGCTCACGGCATCGTTCTCAGTCACATGCCAGGCGTTCTCGACGTTGTACACCTCATCGAACTGTTCCGTCGTTCGAGTGCAAATTACACAGTCGGGACCCGACATTGCTTCAAAAGGTTCAGGATCACCTGTCAACTGCAAGTAGGTAGCTGAGTCGAACCAGTACCTCAGAGCCGCCAGCGCACCTTCTTCGGTCTCTTCGTAGATCTCCTCTGGAATCTCAGGCTCGGGCCAGTTCTCTGCGGGTCCATCCGAAGACGCAGGGACCGGCGTCGGCGACGATTCAGGATCCTCGGCCGCGCCCCCTTCACCACTCGGCTCTTCTGAACCCGAAGATCCGCCCTCCGGCGCGGTCTCCCCCGCACTCGGCTCATCACTCGTCCCATCAGGTTCTGCCCCAGCATCTTCACCTCCACAAGAACTCACACTCAACACAAGGACAACCGCGAGGCCCACCGCACTGAGCCCACCCGATGACGTGTTCATGAACCTGTTCCGTCCAGCCTGTGACTGCCTGCCCAACCACCTGTGGGGCAACAGACTAAACAGATCCGCCCCGGCACAAAAGGGGCCGGGGCGGACTGTGGACAGAGCTGGATCTAGAACAACTGGCGGAAGTTCGTCTTCGCGAGGTCGACCAACTCATCGCCGCGACCACTGAGCACCGTTCGCACGGCGTAGAGGGTGAAGCCTTTCGCCTGCTCAGCGGTGATCGTCGGGGGCATCGAGAGCTCCTGACGCTCGGTCACCACGTCCAGCAGCGCGGGCCCGTCGTGGGCCAGGAACTCGTCCACGGCCGCGGGAAGATCTTCAGATTTTTCTACCCGAATCCCCTTGATGTCCATCGCTTCAGCCACCTTGGCGAAGTTCGGGTTCTTCAGCTCGGTGCCGTAGTTGACGATTCCGGCGGCCTTCATCTCCACCTCCACAAAGTTCAGCGAGGAGTTGTTGTAGACCACGGTTTTGATCGGCAGCTCGTTCTGCGTGATGGTCAGCAGCTCCCCCATCAACATCGCCAGCCCACCGTCTCCCGCGAGCGCGATGACCTGCTTCTCCGGTTCGGCCATCTGCGCGCCGATTCCTTGAGAGATCGCGTTCGCCATGGACCCGTGGCTGAAGGAGCCCAGCAGTCGCCGCTTACCGTTCATTGTCAGATACCGGCACGCCCAGACTACCGGTGAGCCGACGTCGGGAAGGAAGATGGCGTCGTCGTCGGCGGCTTCATTGATCAGTTTGGTCAGGTACTGCGGGTGGATGGTTCGCCGCGACGGCGTGGCCAGTGCGTCGAGATCCTTCCGCGTCTTCCTGTAGTGCTCGGTGGAGTCCTTCAGGTGCTTGGAGCTGTGGTTCGCATCCAGCTTGGGCAGCAGTGCGTCCACCGTGTCCTTGACCGTGCCGACCAGGGCCACATCTACCGGCGTGCGCCGGCCGATCTGGGATCCGCGGATATCGACCTGCACCACCTTCGCGTGTTCCGGATAGAACTGCTGATAAGGCAGATCCGAGCCAAGCACCAGCAGGGTCTCGCAGACATCC
The nucleotide sequence above comes from Nesterenkonia halotolerans. Encoded proteins:
- a CDS encoding DUF6318 family protein — its product is MNTSSGGLSAVGLAVVLVLSVSSCGGEDAGAEPDGTSDEPSAGETAPEGGSSGSEEPSGEGGAAEDPESSPTPVPASSDGPAENWPEPEIPEEIYEETEEGALAALRYWFDSATYLQLTGDPEPFEAMSGPDCVICTRTTEQFDEVYNVENAWHVTENDAVSDPLTSTITTEGDIDILFTLSESATQVYDSSGDQVLDHPGDDLEAEASLSFGDGSWLIEEVAFFPSEDG
- the poxB gene encoding ubiquinone-dependent pyruvate dehydrogenase translates to MPTVARNIVDTLHASGVERIYGISGDSLNGLTDALRAAGTIEWIPTRHEEAAAFAASAESQVTGEIAVCAGSCGPGNLHLINGLFDAQRSRTPVLAIAAHIPSEEIGSTYFQETHPQELFRECSVYVEHVSHADQMPRLLRVAMREAIEKRGVAVLVIPGDVALADITAAAETILPTTSRVIPSETDLDRAAEVLNTCERVTILAGAGTAGAHTEMLAIAERLQAPIVHALRGKEHVEWDNPYDVGMTGLLGFSSGYRAMDVCETLLVLGSDLPYQQFYPEHAKVVQVDIRGSQIGRRTPVDVALVGTVKDTVDALLPKLDANHSSKHLKDSTEHYRKTRKDLDALATPSRRTIHPQYLTKLINEAADDDAIFLPDVGSPVVWACRYLTMNGKRRLLGSFSHGSMANAISQGIGAQMAEPEKQVIALAGDGGLAMLMGELLTITQNELPIKTVVYNNSSLNFVEVEMKAAGIVNYGTELKNPNFAKVAEAMDIKGIRVEKSEDLPAAVDEFLAHDGPALLDVVTERQELSMPPTITAEQAKGFTLYAVRTVLSGRGDELVDLAKTNFRQLF